One stretch of Microvirga lotononidis DNA includes these proteins:
- a CDS encoding NUDIX domain-containing protein yields the protein MSDIRTTGTRTVYENRWMRVREDAIVRQDGSPGIYGVVEKTDFAIIAPVDNGVIHLVEQYRYPVQGRYWELPQGSWEDAPGTDPLELARAELREETGLTAQTMRHVGHLFECYGYSNQGFHIYLAQGLRQGEARREHAEQDMISRAFPLDQVMAMITEGIIKDAATVATLGLLRLKGLI from the coding sequence ATGTCGGATATCAGAACTACCGGGACGCGGACCGTCTACGAGAACCGCTGGATGCGCGTGAGGGAGGATGCGATCGTCCGCCAGGACGGATCGCCCGGCATTTATGGTGTGGTCGAGAAGACGGACTTTGCGATCATTGCCCCGGTCGACAACGGCGTCATCCACCTCGTGGAGCAGTACCGGTATCCGGTACAGGGCCGTTACTGGGAATTGCCGCAGGGCTCATGGGAGGACGCTCCCGGAACCGACCCGCTGGAACTGGCTCGCGCCGAATTGCGCGAGGAGACCGGTTTGACGGCACAGACCATGCGCCATGTGGGTCATCTGTTCGAATGTTACGGATACTCGAACCAGGGCTTCCACATCTACCTCGCGCAGGGGCTTCGGCAGGGCGAGGCCCGCCGTGAGCACGCCGAGCAGGATATGATCAGCCGGGCCTTCCCGTTGGACCAGGTCATGGCGATGATCACGGAAGGAATCATCAAGGATGCCGCGACGGTCGCGACACTCGGACTTCTGCGCCTGAAGGGGCTGATCTGA
- a CDS encoding 2OG-Fe(II) oxygenase, with product MELIDLTAVRNAERSSEPYNYVLASNLLKQDKIDELRRDFPDIDKPGYLTVDEVKLHGRFKKLIEELEGPELTEELSKKFGLDLHQYPRLTTIMKKSQPKYGSIHTDGPSKVMTMLVYMNDEWQQDEGGRLRVLYDDKNYDKFKLEVPPVMGTMFAFLRSDNSWHGHLPFSGERRVVQIAWVKSQADVDRKKKHNKLAQVFKGIFGR from the coding sequence ATGGAATTGATCGACCTCACAGCCGTTCGCAACGCCGAGCGGTCCAGCGAGCCCTACAACTACGTTCTGGCTTCGAATCTTCTGAAGCAGGACAAGATCGACGAGCTGCGGCGGGACTTTCCCGACATCGACAAGCCCGGCTATTTGACCGTCGACGAGGTCAAGCTTCACGGCCGCTTCAAGAAGCTCATCGAGGAGCTGGAAGGCCCCGAGCTGACCGAGGAGCTGTCCAAGAAGTTCGGCCTGGACCTGCACCAGTATCCGCGCCTGACGACCATCATGAAGAAGTCGCAGCCCAAATACGGGTCCATCCACACGGACGGCCCGTCCAAGGTCATGACCATGCTGGTCTACATGAACGACGAGTGGCAGCAGGACGAAGGCGGCCGCCTGCGCGTCCTCTACGACGACAAGAATTACGACAAGTTCAAGCTGGAAGTGCCGCCCGTCATGGGCACCATGTTCGCCTTCCTGCGCTCCGACAATTCCTGGCACGGCCATCTGCCCTTCTCGGGTGAGCGCCGCGTGGTCCAGATCGCCTGGGTGAAGAGCCAGGCCGACGTGGACCGCAAGAAGAAGCACAACAAGCTTGCCCAGGTCTTCAAGGGCATCTTCGGGCGGTAA